The following proteins are encoded in a genomic region of Sparus aurata chromosome 11, fSpaAur1.1, whole genome shotgun sequence:
- the med16 gene encoding mediator of RNA polymerase II transcription subunit 16, which translates to MELAYVCEWEKRPKSTHCPSIPLVCSWSCRNLVAFTTDLKNDDDDKDVSHMIHIIDTEHPWDVYSINSGHTEVISCLEWDQSGSRLLSADGDGQIKCWSMSDHLVNSWESVLSSSLDGDPIVALSWLHNGVKLALHVEMSGSTNFGEKFSRVKFSPSLTLFGGKPMEGWLAVTVSGLVTVSLLKPGGALLTASESLCRLRGRVALADIAFTGGGNIVVAATDGSSSSPIQFYKVVVSVVSEKCRIDTELLPSLFLRCTTDPLRREKYPAVTHLKFLTRENSEQVLLCASNQSGSIVECWSLRKEGLPVNNIFQHRSPVVGEKQPTILKWRILTTTNDLERVSAVALPKLPISISNTDLKVASDTKFCPGLGLALAFHDGSIQILHRLSLHTMGVFYGSSSSSGQRPGDESAIKRQRTGGPALHFKALQFSWTSLALAGVDNHGKLHMLRVSPSMGQVLEMNTTLRHLLFLLEYCMVTGYDWWDVLLHVQPTMVHNLVEKLHEEYMRQNQALQQVLATRILAVKASLCKLSTATAARACDFHAKLLLIAISSTLKSLLRPHVLNTPDKSPGDRLTEICSKNTDTDIDKVMINLKTEEFVLDGPPLQSLQQLIQWVGDFVLYLLANLPNQGSMVRPGFGFMRDGASLGMLREMLVMIRIWGLLKPGCLPTFTATFDNQDSMQLLFRLLTKLWLCSRDDSPPQDPDESLIDECCLLPSQLLVPSMDWLPVNDGVIVKLQGKQPLRLQFGKASSLPGGSATTPLEVFTRSPGSQKMDNLRCVHMGVCPTEESKACTRCGCVTMLRSPNKTNAMKQWEQRWIKNCLCGGLWRRIPPTLT; encoded by the exons ATGGAGCTGGCGTATGTGTGCGAGTGGGAGAAACGCCCAAAAAGCACTCActgtccctccatccctctggTCTGCTCCTGGTCCTGCAGGAACCTGGTGGCCTTCACCACAGACCTGAAgaacgatgatgatgacaaag atgtaAGTCACATGATCCACATCATCGACACTGAGCACCCCTGGGACGTTTACTCCATCAATTCTGGACACACTGAGGTCATTTCCTGTCTGGAGTGGGACCAATCAG gctcgAGGCTGCTGTCTGCAGACGGGGATGGTCAGATTAAATGTTGGTCGATGTCTGATCACCTGGTGAACAGCTGGGAGAGCGTCCTGTCCAGCTCTCTGGATGGAGATCCGATCGTGGCTCTGAGCTGGCTACACAACGGAGTGAAGCTGGCCCTGCATGTCGAGATG tCTGGTTCTACAAACTTCGGGGAGAAGTTCTCTCGGGTGAAgttctctccatctctgactCTGTTTGGCGGGAAGCCGATGGAGGGATGGTTGGCAGTGACGGTGAGCGGTTTGGTCACCGTGTCGTTGTTGAAGCCAGGTGGCGCATTGCTGACTGCCAGTGAGAGCCTGTGTCGGCTCAGGGGACGCGTGGCGTTAGCCGACATCGCCTTCACAGGAGGAGGGAACATCGTGGTGGCGGCGACCGATGGCAGCAGCTCATCCCCCATCCAGTTCTACAAG gtggtCGTCAGCGTGGTGAGCGAGAAGTGTCGCATTGACACTGAACTGTTACCGTCTCTGTTCCTGCGCTGCACCACCGACCCCCTGAGGAGGGAGAAGTACCCCGCTGTCACACACCTCAAGTTCCTCACCAGAGAGAACTCTGAACAG gtTTTGCTTTGTGCGTCCAATCAGAGCGGAAGCATCGTGGAGTGTTGGTCTCTGAGGAAGGAGGGACTTCCTGTCAACAATATCTTCCAGCACCGCTCACCAGTTG TCGGCGAGAAGCAGCCGACCATCCTGAAGTGGAGGATCCTGACGACCACCAACGACCTGGAGCGAGTGTCTGCAGTCGCTCTGCCCAAACTGCCCATCTCCATCTCCAACACCGACCTGAAGGTGGCGTCAGACACCAAGTTCTGCCCCGGACTCG GTCTGGCTCTGGCATTCCATGacggaagtattcagatcctccACCGTCTGTCCCTACACACCATGGGAGTCTTTTACggctcctcatcctcctccggTCAGAGACCTGGAGACGAGTCTGCCATTAAACGCCAAAGAACTGGAGGCCCCGCCCTCCACTTCAAGGCCCTGCAGTTCTCGTGGACCTCACTGGCGCTGGCTGGAGTCGACAACCATGGCAAG CTCCACATGCTGCGAGTGTCGCCCTCTATGGGTCAGGTGCTGGAGATGAACACGACACTGCGCCACCTGCTGTTTCTGTTGGAGTACTGCATGGTGACGGGCTACGACTGGTGGGATGTCCTGCTGCACGTGCAGCCCACTATGGTACACAACCTGGTGGAGAAGCTGCATGAGGAGTACATGAGGCAGAACCAGGCGCTGCAGCAG GTTCTGGCGACACGTATCTTGGCAGTGAAGGCGTCTCTCTGTAAACTCTCCACGGCAACGGCAGCACGGGCCTGCGACTTCCACGCCAAACTGCTGCTGATCGCCATCAGCTCCACCTTAAAGTCTCTGCTGAGGCCGCATGTCCTCAACACACCTGACAAGAGTCCAGGTGACCGACTGACCGAGATCTGCTCCAAgaacacagacacag ATATTGATAAGGTGATGATCAATCTGAAGACGGAGGAGTTTGTGTTGGATGGCCCCCCCCTTCAGTCCCTGCAGCAGCTCATCCAGTGGGTGGGAGACTTTGTCCTCTACCTGCTGGCTAACCTGCCCAACCAG GGCTCCATGGTCCGGCCAGGGTTTGGCTTCATGAGGGATGGGGCGTCTCTGGGAATGCTAAGGGAGATGTTGGTGATGATCAGGATCTGGGGACTGCTGAAGCCCGGCTGCCTGCCCACCTTCACCGCCACGTTTGACAACCAGGACAGTATGCAGCTGCTGTTCAGACTGCTCACCaagctgtggctctgct CCCGGGATGACAGCCCCCCCCAGGACCCTGACGAGAGTCTGATAGACGAGTGCTGCCTGCTGCCCAGTCAGCTGCTGGTTCCCAGTATGGACTGGCTCCCAGTGAACGACGGGGTCATTGTAAAGCTGCAGGGGAAACAACCGCTCAGGCTACAGTTTGGAAAAGCTTCATCTCTGCCTGGAGGGAGCGCCACCACCCCACTGGAGGTCTTCACCAG gagtcCTGGCTCTCAGAAGATGGATAACCTGCGTTGTGTTCATATGGGAGTTTGTCCCACGGAGGAGAGCAAAGCCTGCACCAG gtgcggCTGTGTGACGATGCTTCGTTCTCCCAACAAGACAAACGCCATGAAGCAGTGGGAGCAGCGCTGGATCAAAAACTGTCTGTGTGGAGGTCTGTGGAGGAGGATCCCTCCtacactcacctga